A genomic window from Quercus lobata isolate SW786 chromosome 10, ValleyOak3.0 Primary Assembly, whole genome shotgun sequence includes:
- the LOC115965078 gene encoding E3 ubiquitin-protein ligase ATL76-like, with protein sequence MENTILVCFAVLLCGFCIYCLVLVWKDRAGGRIEWSTGEVDQDFSHRSLDIEESVQAQNFGHLSLNIEELVQAYRRSSHLEPTSSDIKELDPADQKLERALARLPAISIFDMDKLETTSGKDCVICLEDFEPGGQCQKFPICNHIFHFHCIRQWLRIQFNCPICRMSIWKSARKPKKRRNNRKRNQ encoded by the coding sequence ATGGAAAACACCATTTTAGTTTGTTTTGCAGTGCTTCTGTGTGGATTTTGCATTTACTGCTTAGTATTGGTTTGGAAGGATAGAGCGGGAGGGAGAATAGAGTGGAGTACAGGCGAGGTGGATCAAGATTTTAGTCACCGCTCCTTAGACATAGAAGAATCGGTTCAGGCTCAAAATTTTGGTCACCTCTCCTTAAACATAGAAGAATTGGTTCAGGCTTATCGGCGTTCAAGTCACCTCGAGCCAACTTCCTCAGATATAAAAGAATTGGATCCGGCGGATCAGAAACTGGAGCGCGCGCTTGCCAGGCTGCCTGCAATTTCGATCTTTGACATGGATAAATTAGAAACAACAAGTGGGAAAGATTGTGTCATATGCTTGGAAGACTTTGAACCCGGAGGGCAATGCCAAAAGTTCCCTATCTGCAACCATATCTTCCACTTCCATTGCATTAGGCAGTGGCTGCGTATTCAATTCAATTGCCCAATTTGTCGAATGAGCATATGGAAGTCGgcaagaaaaccaaaaaagagaagaaacaatCGGAAAAGAAACCAATAA
- the LOC115963142 gene encoding UDP-glycosyltransferase 74E1-like, producing MESQTQTQPHILVLPYPIQGHINPMLQFSKRLASKGPRVTLVATTTISESVKAIASHTINVEIISDGSTESKNFDTSDSDEYYENFRVTVSQSLTKLIETQKSSEHPPKFVVYDAVMPWALNIARELGLDGAPFFTQSGAVNAIYYHGYKGTLKLPLEEPTVSLPSMPLLGANDLPSFMADTGTYRALFSTLLNQLSNIDEANWIFCNTVYELEDEVLNWMTSQWPVKTIGPTIPSIYLDKRLEDDKEYGLSLFKPDMDACMKWLDMMEAGSVIYISFGSLASLGADQMEELTLGLKNSNCHFLWVVRDSEHKKLPANFVQETTEKGLVVSWCNQLEVLAHKAIGCFMTHCGWNSTLEALSLGVPMVAMPQWTDQRTNAKFIVNVWKVGVRIKLDEKGFANKEEIEFCIREVMEGESRKEMKMNSMKWKKLAIEAVNEGGSSDKNIEEFVKKL from the exons ATGGAGagtcaaactcaaactcaaccTCATATCCTAGTACTTCCATACCCTATACAAGGTCACATAAACCCAATGCTCCAATTCTCAAAGCGCCTAGCCTCAAAGGGTCCTAGAGTTACATTAGTAGCTACCACCACTATTAGTGAGTCAGTGAAAGCCATAGCCAGCCACACTATCAACGTAGAAATCATCTCTGATGGCTCTACAGAAagtaaaaattttgataccagTGACAGTGATGAATACTATGAAAACTTCAGAGTGACAGTCTCTCAAAGCTTGACAAAGCTgattgaaacccaaaaaagttCCGAACACCCTCCAAAATTTGTTGTGTATGACGCAGTCATGCCATGGGCTCTAAACATAGCTCGGGAACTAGGCTTAGATGGTGCTCCATTTTTCACTCAGTCTGGTGCTGTTAACGCAATCTATTATCATGGCTATAAAGGAACACTAAAGTTGCCCTTAGAAGAGCCTACAGTATCATTGCCCTCGATGCCATTACTAGGAGCCAATGATCTACCTTCTTTCATGGCTGATACTGGCACATACCGAGCTTTATTTAGCACCTTATTGAACCAATTATCGAATATTGATGAAGCAAATTGGATCTTTTGTAACACCGTCTATGAGTTGGAAGATGAG GTACTGAATTGGATGACAAGCCAATGGCCTGTTAAAACTATTGGACCAACTATTCCATCAATTTACTTAGACAAGCGGTTGGAAGATGACAAAGAGTATGGCCTTAGCTTGTTTAAGCCCGATATGGATGCTTGCATGAAGTGGCTAGATATGATGGAAGCTGGCTCAGTCATTTATATATCATTTGGAAGCTTGGCATCCCTTGGAGCAGACCAAATGGAGGAACTGACATTGGGATTGAAGAATAGCAATTGCCACTTCTTATGGGTAGTTAGAGATTCAGAACACAAAAAGCTTCCAGCTAATTTTGTACAAGAAACAACAGAAAAAGGGTTGGTTGTGAGTTGGTGCAATCAACTTGAAGTATTGGCTCACAAGGCCATTGGGTGCTTCATGACTCATTGTGGATGGAACTCGACGCTTGAGGCATTGAGCTTGGGGGTGCCAATGGTTGCTATGCCACAATGGACAGATCAAAGAACTAATGCAAAGTTCATTGTAAATGTGTGGAAGGTAGGGGTTAGGATTAAACTTGACGAAAAAGGCTTTGCtaacaaagaagaaatagaGTTTTGTATAAGGGAAGTAATGGAAGGAGAGAGCAGGAAAGAGATGAAAATGAATTCaatgaaatggaaaaaattGGCTATAGAGGCAGTGAATGAAGGTGGAAGTTCAGATAAAAACATAGAGGAGTTTGTgaaaaagttataa